From the genome of Spirosomataceae bacterium TFI 002, one region includes:
- a CDS encoding arylsulfatase, whose amino-acid sequence MKKHKSIVASFIILLFLTSLSSFSQSIDSKPNVILILADDLGFSDIGCFGSEVNTPNLDKLADNGLRFTQMHNTSKCFPSRASLLTGLYSQKTGYNKSYKKPMSNAITMGELFKMAGYTTMWAGKHHSSELPTTRGFDHYSGLFEGASNHFNPGKQRESEPAPAQKNPNRPWVLDGKVITPYTPPKDFYTTDAFTDYALGWLDKQDAKDPFFLYMSYTAPHDPLMAWPEDIAKYKGKYMAGYEAIRQARFKKQKDIGLLPYNYPLSDSNFQEWDKLTKTQKEEEDLKMAVYAAMIDRLDQNVGRLLSKIEKMGVAENTLIIFLSDNGASAEVVESVKGTGEIGSLSRWTSLGKDWANVANVPYRFFKNYSFEGGIKTPMIAYWPKGIKNQDKFSETPLHLIDLMATFNDITGQNYPEQFNNQNIYPMDGISFLPLLHGKDIQRGKPLFWEWQHGKAVREGDYKLVAYKDKWTLYNLQLDPVEQKDLSLSHPEKFQDLKVKYENWERENSK is encoded by the coding sequence ATGAAAAAACACAAATCAATAGTAGCCAGTTTTATTATACTCCTATTCTTGACATCATTAAGTTCATTTTCTCAGTCCATAGACTCTAAACCCAATGTAATTTTAATATTGGCAGACGACTTAGGCTTTTCTGATATTGGCTGTTTTGGAAGTGAAGTAAACACTCCAAATCTTGATAAACTGGCAGACAATGGGTTACGCTTTACTCAAATGCACAATACCTCCAAGTGTTTCCCGTCGCGAGCAAGTTTGCTCACAGGATTATATTCTCAAAAAACCGGTTACAACAAGAGTTACAAAAAACCAATGTCCAATGCCATCACCATGGGAGAGCTTTTCAAAATGGCTGGTTACACAACTATGTGGGCAGGTAAACACCATAGCAGCGAATTACCCACAACGAGAGGTTTTGACCACTACAGTGGTCTTTTTGAAGGTGCGAGCAATCATTTCAACCCTGGAAAACAGAGAGAAAGTGAACCAGCTCCAGCTCAAAAGAACCCAAACAGACCATGGGTTTTAGATGGGAAAGTAATTACCCCTTACACTCCTCCCAAAGACTTTTATACTACCGATGCCTTCACTGATTATGCCCTTGGTTGGCTAGACAAACAAGACGCCAAAGACCCTTTCTTCCTCTACATGTCGTATACAGCTCCTCATGACCCACTCATGGCCTGGCCGGAGGACATTGCAAAATATAAAGGAAAGTACATGGCGGGGTATGAAGCTATCAGACAAGCAAGGTTTAAAAAGCAAAAAGACATTGGTCTCTTACCATACAATTATCCGCTTTCGGATTCTAATTTTCAAGAATGGGATAAATTAACAAAGACTCAAAAAGAAGAAGAAGATCTAAAAATGGCAGTATATGCTGCAATGATTGATCGCTTGGATCAAAACGTTGGAAGGTTACTCTCCAAAATTGAAAAAATGGGAGTAGCTGAAAATACGCTAATCATTTTTCTTTCGGATAATGGAGCTTCTGCCGAAGTAGTTGAAAGTGTAAAAGGCACGGGAGAAATAGGATCTTTATCACGATGGACATCACTGGGAAAAGATTGGGCAAATGTTGCAAATGTACCCTACCGTTTTTTTAAGAATTATAGCTTCGAAGGAGGAATAAAAACACCTATGATTGCCTATTGGCCAAAAGGTATTAAAAACCAAGATAAGTTTTCGGAAACACCGCTCCACCTTATTGACTTGATGGCAACTTTCAACGATATTACAGGTCAAAATTATCCTGAGCAATTCAATAACCAAAATATCTATCCTATGGACGGTATTAGCTTTTTGCCCCTATTACATGGAAAAGATATACAGCGAGGCAAGCCCTTATTCTGGGAATGGCAACATGGAAAAGCGGTGCGTGAAGGTGATTACAAACTGGTAGCTTATAAAGATAAATGGACCTTGTATAATCTACAACTGGACCCTGTGGAACAAAAAGATTTGTCACTTTCTCATCCTGAGAAATTTCAGGATTTAAAAGTAAAATACGAGAACTGGGAAAGAGAGAATTCTAAATAG
- a CDS encoding Two component regulator propeller, with translation MLKLIIYSTLAMTRELKKFYSVLITCTLVLNTSILFSQSSTYRFKNFTTDIGLSHHHVTCSQEDKTGFMWVGTVEGLNRFDGYNFRPYFHSENDSTSISSNRIQTLILDEKGRLIVGTNNGLDIYNEINNTFSKIPLRTKKGDFTDATINDINKDAEGNMWVSSNSGLFVLGKDKKVIEHYTKGILQGNEIGHLLIDKNQNVWIGEPKVISKLNIKTGKITRFPLTERFKIDRDPPVNAIIQDSKGRIWFSSNQAGFSLFNEKLQKFEYYPLASISPNDVLRNRVRAIKEDEQGRLWLGTFDGLIIFDPETKYEIKIVKDHNNPYSISDNGITSIDSDSNGNYWIGLYYGGISYFDKNFNIFNHYQHTGDNKGLSYNVISFISQSDDGKIWIATDRGGLNLFDTKTQTFKFFNQQDNPSGSASNHIMEIEIGKNDNIWLGTLYGGVYSFDRKTHSFSPLKFVKNEPEDLGFKRIRGLKLDQKGNLWIAHVMGLHYYDVSQGKTLKYASELNDVKLQNAINAIFEDSKNTIWLALNQPEGLVKLEDENWEHKKYPIPNVTCIFEEKDYIWLGTSNNGLYRLDTKTESIKNFKSSDFLNKDIVGILDDEQGNLWLSSSEGLVVFDKKTEKYLDLQRAHGIQNDVFKRRAYLKSKDGKMYFGGLNGMISFDPQLINDGVFTPKVEITDIKIGSKKSNNDLGRSLVGKMNSTKTLHLDYDQNTLFIDFAALNFSQPERTEYAYKLEGFDDWNYIGTDRKATYTNLDPGTYSFMVKATNSNGEWVSESKAISIVISQPPWLTWWAYILYGIALSGLYLLAKNIVSNRIRLKNELRLEHFKNEEEKKLHEMKYRFFTNVSHDLRTPLTLILGPLEKLLQNHQGDNTVRNLYTTAYKNAEHLLKLVNQLMDFRKLESVHNELEVAQGNIVLFINEIFLSFQEQARIRNIQYTFSSEDDNILVFFDRDKIEKVFYNLLSNAFKFSPDGSEIGINISFEGNQSVEFPAGFLKIVVSDQGIGIPQNEQGTIFDRYAKSSESKPMIEMSSGLGLDIAKGFVKLHKGSISVESEKNKGSKFSVCLPLGSSHLNKQEIDANFKNSESEVHYQESEIVSPILTHSVDDKSKAMQSLILIVEDNLDIQAFLHGIFNTNYRIITASNGEDGLEKAIEHCPDLIISDVMMPKMNGIELCSSLKRDLKTSHIPIILLSARTSLIFKVNGLETGADDYVGKPFIPQILELKVKNLIEGRQVLRERFVKEFNLSPKELAVNTADERFLQILIEGIEKNMKNPDFGIEFLGKEVKMTRGHLYRKVKAMTGMTASEFVRLVRLRYAANLLKNSLLNINEICYEIGFQDPNYYRKCFKKMFGVSPSEYKENPSKYPVLT, from the coding sequence ATGCTTAAATTAATAATTTATTCAACCTTAGCCATGACAAGAGAATTGAAGAAGTTTTATAGTGTGTTAATAACATGTACGTTAGTACTAAATACTTCTATCTTATTTTCTCAATCGTCCACCTACCGTTTCAAAAACTTCACAACCGATATAGGTCTGTCGCATCATCATGTTACATGTAGCCAGGAAGACAAAACGGGCTTTATGTGGGTAGGGACAGTAGAGGGTCTTAATAGGTTCGATGGTTATAATTTTAGACCCTACTTTCATTCGGAGAACGATTCTACAAGTATAAGCTCTAATAGAATCCAAACGTTGATTCTTGATGAAAAAGGTCGGCTTATTGTTGGTACAAATAATGGTCTTGATATTTATAATGAAATCAATAATACGTTTTCCAAAATCCCTTTAAGAACTAAAAAAGGGGACTTTACAGATGCGACAATCAATGACATAAACAAGGATGCAGAGGGCAATATGTGGGTCTCCAGTAACAGCGGCTTGTTTGTGCTTGGTAAAGACAAAAAGGTCATTGAGCATTACACCAAAGGTATTTTACAAGGCAACGAAATAGGACATTTATTGATAGACAAAAATCAAAATGTGTGGATAGGTGAGCCTAAGGTAATAAGTAAGTTGAATATCAAAACGGGGAAAATTACTCGCTTTCCGCTCACAGAAAGATTTAAAATAGATAGAGATCCGCCTGTGAATGCTATTATTCAAGATTCTAAAGGTAGAATATGGTTTTCTTCGAATCAGGCAGGATTTTCACTTTTTAATGAGAAGCTTCAAAAATTTGAATACTATCCATTGGCTTCTATTAGCCCAAATGATGTCCTGAGAAATAGAGTACGAGCCATAAAAGAGGATGAGCAGGGGAGACTTTGGTTGGGGACTTTTGACGGCCTCATTATTTTTGACCCAGAGACCAAATATGAAATCAAAATTGTCAAAGATCACAATAACCCTTATTCGATTAGTGACAATGGAATTACATCTATTGACTCAGATTCAAACGGAAACTATTGGATTGGTTTATATTATGGAGGTATAAGTTACTTTGATAAGAACTTCAATATTTTTAACCACTACCAGCATACGGGTGACAACAAAGGACTTTCCTATAATGTGATTTCATTTATTTCCCAAAGTGATGATGGCAAAATATGGATTGCAACTGATAGAGGTGGTTTAAACTTGTTCGATACTAAGACCCAAACATTCAAGTTTTTCAATCAACAAGACAATCCCTCTGGTTCGGCATCAAACCATATCATGGAGATTGAAATTGGCAAAAATGACAATATTTGGTTGGGAACACTCTATGGTGGAGTGTATTCATTTGACCGTAAAACGCATTCTTTTTCGCCTTTGAAATTTGTAAAAAATGAACCAGAAGATCTTGGTTTTAAGCGAATAAGAGGACTCAAGCTTGATCAAAAAGGGAACCTTTGGATTGCCCATGTCATGGGTTTGCATTACTATGATGTGAGCCAAGGTAAAACCTTAAAATATGCATCGGAGCTTAACGATGTTAAGCTGCAAAATGCCATTAATGCTATTTTTGAAGACTCTAAAAACACCATTTGGTTAGCTCTAAATCAGCCGGAAGGTTTAGTGAAATTAGAAGATGAAAACTGGGAACATAAAAAATACCCCATACCTAATGTAACCTGCATTTTTGAAGAAAAGGATTACATCTGGTTGGGTACTTCAAACAACGGATTGTATCGATTAGATACCAAAACCGAGTCAATTAAGAATTTCAAAAGCTCCGATTTTTTGAATAAAGACATTGTTGGAATTTTGGACGACGAGCAGGGAAATCTTTGGTTGAGTTCTTCAGAAGGTTTGGTTGTTTTTGACAAAAAAACTGAAAAGTATTTAGATCTACAAAGAGCACATGGAATTCAAAATGATGTTTTTAAGAGAAGGGCATATTTGAAGTCAAAAGATGGGAAGATGTACTTTGGTGGCTTGAATGGTATGATTTCATTTGATCCGCAATTAATTAATGATGGCGTTTTTACACCCAAAGTTGAAATAACGGATATTAAAATTGGGAGTAAAAAGAGCAATAATGATTTAGGGAGATCATTGGTTGGTAAAATGAATAGTACCAAAACATTACACTTAGATTATGATCAAAATACGCTATTTATAGACTTTGCTGCTCTTAACTTTTCACAGCCAGAAAGAACCGAATATGCTTACAAACTAGAAGGCTTCGATGACTGGAATTACATTGGAACAGACCGAAAGGCAACATACACGAATTTGGACCCTGGAACTTATTCTTTCATGGTCAAAGCCACAAACAGCAATGGCGAATGGGTTTCGGAAAGTAAGGCAATAAGCATTGTGATTTCACAGCCACCATGGTTGACTTGGTGGGCTTACATTTTGTACGGAATAGCCCTATCGGGTCTTTACCTTTTGGCCAAAAACATTGTCAGTAATCGTATCAGGCTTAAAAATGAGTTGCGACTTGAGCATTTCAAAAACGAAGAAGAGAAGAAGTTACATGAGATGAAGTACAGGTTTTTTACCAATGTTTCTCATGACCTACGAACACCATTAACATTGATTTTGGGGCCATTGGAGAAGCTTTTGCAAAATCATCAAGGTGACAATACGGTGAGGAACTTGTATACCACTGCTTACAAAAATGCGGAGCACTTGCTTAAACTTGTTAATCAACTGATGGATTTCAGGAAATTGGAGTCGGTTCATAATGAACTTGAAGTTGCTCAAGGTAATATCGTCTTATTTATCAACGAGATATTCCTTTCGTTTCAAGAGCAAGCGAGAATTAGGAACATTCAATACACATTTAGCTCGGAGGACGACAATATCCTAGTATTTTTTGATCGAGATAAAATAGAGAAGGTGTTTTATAACCTCCTGTCCAATGCTTTTAAATTCAGTCCTGATGGTTCAGAAATTGGCATCAATATTAGTTTTGAAGGGAACCAGTCGGTCGAGTTTCCTGCTGGCTTTTTGAAAATTGTTGTGAGTGATCAAGGTATTGGAATTCCACAAAATGAACAAGGGACCATTTTTGATAGATATGCAAAATCTAGCGAGTCCAAACCCATGATAGAAATGAGTTCTGGCTTAGGACTTGATATTGCAAAAGGCTTTGTAAAATTGCATAAAGGCAGTATAAGTGTTGAAAGTGAAAAAAATAAAGGATCCAAGTTTAGTGTGTGTTTGCCCTTAGGTTCTAGCCACCTGAATAAGCAAGAAATAGATGCAAATTTTAAGAATAGTGAGTCGGAAGTACATTATCAAGAATCAGAGATAGTAAGTCCTATTTTAACACATTCTGTGGATGATAAAAGTAAAGCAATGCAATCACTTATTTTGATTGTGGAGGATAACTTAGACATCCAAGCATTTCTACATGGAATCTTCAATACGAACTACAGAATTATCACCGCTTCAAATGGTGAAGATGGCTTGGAAAAAGCAATAGAACATTGTCCTGACCTTATCATTAGCGATGTGATGATGCCAAAAATGAACGGAATAGAGTTGTGTAGTTCTTTAAAAAGAGATTTGAAAACGAGTCATATTCCAATTATTTTACTTTCTGCCAGAACCTCTTTAATTTTTAAAGTGAATGGATTAGAAACTGGTGCCGATGATTACGTAGGGAAGCCCTTTATCCCTCAGATTTTGGAGTTGAAAGTTAAAAATCTAATTGAAGGAAGGCAGGTGCTACGCGAAAGGTTTGTGAAAGAATTTAACCTAAGCCCTAAAGAATTGGCCGTAAATACTGCTGACGAGAGATTCCTTCAAATATTGATTGAAGGAATAGAAAAGAACATGAAAAACCCTGATTTCGGAATAGAGTTTTTGGGGAAAGAAGTAAAAATGACACGTGGGCACTTATACCGAAAAGTAAAAGCCATGACGGGTATGACTGCGTCGGAATTTGTTCGCTTGGTGAGGTTGAGGTATGCTGCTAATTTATTAAAAAATAGCCTTTTGAACATCAATGAAATCTGTTACGAAATAGGTTTTCAAGATCCCAATTACTACAGAAAATGCTTCAAGAAAATGTTTGGTGTGTCGCCTAGTGAATACAAAGAAAATCCATCCAAGTATCCGGTTTTAACTTAA
- a CDS encoding Starch-binding associating with outer membrane yields MKKYTNWKVLTLLVFLSSNFSCTDFLEEVSISNQTADNYYTTAVGFEDLTRSIYPLLRNITQQRTLVLNGTDVFASQNSWEEAGPTGDPVDLYNQGFASTLASVSDLWNLLYLELNRANTVISRADAVEGLNESVKASYVAEAKFVRALMLFYLVQQWGDIPMPLEETTFANKEVIRVPSSDVYSQIIKDLKDAEASLPVQGSTDWGRASKGAAQMLLSKVYLTRGWNFNNSLGGSDTDFTQALAYADKVIEAYPLVANYNDLFPKRSENPLLETNNPGTQQAKNSEVVFAIQYNTNILTNIGDPAYPGAMIGNDLHAVFGNDPSDTPGAPSGRTGEYNRHQAKHNVTPAMYRMFDPVLDTRYDHNFVEKIYALRDNPAFEARSGVIVPIKAGDVTMEFRPWNDPVTEVADRGMDIDGGTKPYAVLNTDEFGDNVQTNYHGPDRAMMMWKFWEPGIEYGDDLGTFDFALFRSAEAYLIAAEAKIKGATGGSLGTAEAYYNAVLDRALGSNNGKDPLQAAIPENVKSLDAKSYRATAGNLTVDMILDERAREFMGEYMRWFDLKRTGKLIERVTKYNPWTKASGALETKHLLRPIPLSELDLASNSLTQNPGY; encoded by the coding sequence ATGAAAAAATATACAAATTGGAAAGTACTGACTTTGTTAGTTTTCCTATCGTCAAATTTTTCCTGCACTGATTTCTTAGAGGAAGTCTCGATATCGAATCAAACTGCCGATAACTACTATACTACTGCAGTCGGGTTTGAAGATCTCACTAGGTCGATATACCCTTTATTGAGAAATATAACTCAGCAACGTACATTGGTTTTGAACGGCACGGATGTTTTTGCATCTCAAAACAGCTGGGAAGAAGCAGGTCCAACAGGTGACCCAGTAGATTTATACAATCAGGGTTTTGCTTCCACTTTAGCTTCAGTTTCTGACTTATGGAATCTACTATACCTTGAATTAAACAGAGCGAATACAGTAATAAGTAGAGCTGATGCTGTTGAAGGATTGAATGAAAGTGTAAAGGCCTCTTATGTCGCTGAAGCAAAGTTTGTAAGAGCTTTAATGTTGTTTTACTTGGTTCAACAATGGGGAGATATTCCTATGCCATTGGAAGAAACTACCTTTGCAAACAAAGAAGTAATCAGAGTTCCTTCGTCGGACGTATATTCCCAAATCATTAAAGATTTAAAAGACGCAGAAGCGTCGCTTCCTGTACAAGGGTCTACTGATTGGGGGCGTGCAAGCAAAGGTGCAGCACAAATGCTTCTTTCTAAAGTGTATCTTACTCGAGGTTGGAATTTCAATAACTCGCTAGGTGGCTCAGATACTGACTTCACTCAAGCATTGGCTTACGCAGACAAGGTTATTGAAGCATATCCATTGGTTGCTAATTACAATGATTTATTTCCAAAGAGATCTGAAAACCCATTGCTTGAAACCAACAACCCTGGTACCCAGCAAGCAAAAAACTCAGAAGTGGTATTTGCTATTCAATACAATACCAATATTTTGACCAATATTGGAGACCCAGCCTATCCAGGAGCAATGATTGGTAACGACTTGCATGCTGTTTTTGGGAATGACCCAAGCGATACGCCTGGAGCTCCATCTGGAAGAACAGGTGAGTATAACCGTCACCAAGCTAAACATAATGTTACACCTGCTATGTATCGCATGTTTGACCCAGTTTTAGATACTAGGTACGACCATAATTTTGTTGAAAAAATTTACGCTCTTCGTGACAATCCGGCTTTTGAAGCAAGATCTGGTGTAATTGTCCCTATAAAGGCAGGAGATGTTACAATGGAGTTCAGGCCATGGAATGATCCAGTAACAGAGGTAGCTGATCGTGGAATGGATATAGATGGCGGAACAAAGCCATATGCTGTACTGAATACCGACGAGTTTGGTGATAATGTGCAGACCAACTATCACGGACCAGATAGAGCTATGATGATGTGGAAGTTTTGGGAGCCAGGAATTGAGTATGGTGATGACTTGGGTACTTTCGACTTTGCACTTTTTAGATCAGCAGAAGCATACTTAATTGCAGCAGAAGCAAAAATAAAGGGAGCTACGGGTGGGAGCCTAGGAACTGCAGAAGCATATTACAATGCTGTTTTAGATAGAGCATTGGGTAGCAATAATGGAAAAGACCCACTACAAGCCGCTATTCCAGAAAATGTAAAATCATTGGATGCAAAATCTTACAGAGCTACTGCTGGAAACTTAACTGTAGATATGATTTTAGACGAAAGAGCAAGAGAATTTATGGGAGAATATATGAGATGGTTTGATTTGAAACGCACTGGGAAATTAATTGAAAGGGTTACAAAATATAACCCTTGGACGAAAGCATCAGGAGCTTTAGAAACGAAGCATTTATTACGCCCTATTCCTTTAAGTGAATTGGATTTAGCAAGTAATAGTTTAACTCAAAACCCAGGATATTAA
- a CDS encoding TonB-linked outer membrane protein, SusC/RagA family, with translation MKTPKRINPKLEFIFFSIFKIQSFKLKLMKKLHLNTMIRCMQYALLLCLALTTITSFAKSGEKERPENRNSLSPLEVKLTGKVTDENSEPIPGASVVIKGTNKGTITDLNGSFNLTAANSNVTLIISYIGYISQEIDLTGRSIINVQLVPSNEQLSEVVVVGYGTQKKKDLTGAMGSIQAKDIVRANPVQAANALQGQVAGVNITRVNSRPGSSFDITIRGVQNFDSGLNSPLVVIDGVIGGNMDNLNPADIASMDVLKDASSTAIYGSRGANGVILITTYKGTSGKPKVSYNSYIGSKRPAYIPEMMSAKEYYNAYNVTQIEDAVAIGIKVPKPRGWTASEIANAENDRTANWIDLATNPALQTSHTLSVTGGSTNTTYNFSAGYLNEGGMTIGSDFKRYSLNAGLETKIMDKLKVGFTSYTSYSDRNLPTSEAMRTAFRARPTGTVKFDDLAEADKVKDLDLKGNALFMGISDNQVFNVLTEIDPENAQHKTNVTSILGNGYLEYTPLKGLSLRTSISVASNNIQDGEYWGNYTKTQKATRGNKARYQTNNSLSYTWDNILTYDLKKGSHMLKFTGLQSVFQQKDDESFTSAEELPFRSLWYSLGTGTITGFSTNLSQRSLLSYMGRVNYSFRDKYLLTITGRSDGASQLSPSNKWIFYPSAAVAWRIGDEEIIQNINWISSLKLRASYGIVGNASSVRPYATQATINQTFYDFDGSTASGFAVGALANKALVYEKNKELNFGLNFGIFNNRISGEVELYKRNTVDLIIGDKLPRSTGFSDVVANVGEIQNKGIELTLNTVNINKGNFRWNSNFTLTKNEDKVTKLAGGITEDIGNLRFVGESVYPLYSWVFDGIWQLDEAEAAKAFGQYPGNVKIVDLDNDGVITDKDRTIVGKQTPDLLLGLRNNMNFKNFDFSFFLYSRKGLMYSNNFYNGTFGDMGKDRYNHTTEVDIWTSTNPSNTYFGFNGEGNSGEPREAISMQKADFVRLSDVTLGYTLPSGILDKMKFSNFRVYAQISNPMVFTNFISFNPEYNSNTANDDISSKTFLFGLNVSL, from the coding sequence ATGAAAACGCCTAAAAGAATTAACCCAAAATTGGAATTCATTTTCTTCTCGATTTTCAAAATTCAATCTTTTAAATTAAAACTTATGAAAAAACTTCATCTAAACACAATGATTAGATGTATGCAGTATGCCTTGCTACTATGTTTAGCATTGACTACAATTACATCCTTTGCAAAGTCTGGCGAAAAAGAGCGGCCCGAAAACCGTAATTCACTTTCCCCGCTTGAAGTGAAATTGACAGGAAAAGTAACTGACGAAAACAGTGAACCTATACCTGGAGCATCTGTAGTAATTAAAGGAACAAATAAAGGTACAATTACAGACTTGAACGGTTCTTTCAACCTAACCGCTGCAAATAGTAACGTTACTTTAATCATTTCTTATATAGGATATATCAGTCAAGAAATTGACCTAACTGGTAGAAGTATTATAAACGTTCAGCTTGTTCCATCCAACGAACAACTTTCAGAGGTTGTAGTCGTAGGTTATGGTACTCAAAAGAAGAAGGACCTTACGGGTGCCATGGGCTCTATTCAAGCCAAGGATATTGTAAGAGCAAATCCGGTTCAAGCTGCCAATGCACTGCAGGGCCAAGTGGCTGGTGTAAATATTACACGAGTTAATAGTCGCCCCGGGTCAAGTTTTGACATTACAATTCGTGGGGTTCAGAACTTCGACTCTGGCTTAAATTCACCTCTAGTTGTTATTGATGGTGTAATTGGCGGTAACATGGATAACCTCAACCCAGCCGATATCGCCTCTATGGATGTACTGAAAGATGCATCTTCTACAGCCATATATGGTTCTAGAGGTGCAAATGGCGTAATTTTAATTACTACTTATAAGGGTACTTCGGGCAAACCAAAGGTTTCTTACAACTCATATATAGGTTCAAAAAGACCAGCCTATATCCCTGAGATGATGAGTGCAAAAGAATATTACAATGCCTACAATGTGACTCAAATAGAAGATGCCGTTGCAATTGGAATCAAGGTTCCAAAACCTAGAGGCTGGACAGCTTCAGAAATTGCCAATGCAGAAAATGATAGAACAGCAAACTGGATAGATTTAGCAACAAATCCAGCATTACAAACAAGTCATACTTTGTCTGTTACTGGAGGATCTACAAATACTACCTACAACTTCTCGGCGGGGTATTTGAATGAAGGCGGAATGACTATTGGCTCCGATTTTAAAAGATATAGCTTAAATGCTGGCTTAGAAACAAAAATCATGGACAAGCTGAAAGTTGGGTTTACGTCGTATACATCTTACAGTGACCGTAACCTGCCTACTTCAGAAGCCATGCGAACTGCATTTCGTGCCAGACCAACGGGAACAGTAAAGTTCGATGATCTCGCCGAAGCTGATAAGGTGAAGGATTTAGACCTTAAAGGGAACGCTTTATTCATGGGAATCAGTGACAACCAGGTATTTAACGTTTTAACTGAAATTGATCCTGAAAATGCACAGCATAAAACAAATGTGACTAGCATTCTTGGTAATGGATATTTAGAATATACGCCTCTTAAAGGCTTGTCACTAAGAACTTCAATTTCGGTTGCTTCAAATAACATCCAGGACGGAGAATATTGGGGAAATTATACCAAAACTCAAAAAGCAACAAGGGGAAATAAAGCGAGATACCAAACAAACAATTCCCTATCATATACGTGGGATAATATCCTTACCTATGACTTAAAGAAAGGGAGCCATATGTTGAAGTTTACAGGTCTTCAGAGTGTATTTCAACAAAAGGATGATGAATCCTTCACATCTGCCGAAGAACTTCCTTTTAGGTCATTATGGTATAGTCTAGGAACTGGTACAATTACCGGTTTTAGTACCAACCTTAGCCAGCGATCACTGCTATCTTATATGGGAAGAGTTAACTATTCTTTTAGAGATAAATATTTACTTACAATCACTGGTAGATCAGATGGAGCATCTCAGCTTTCTCCTAGTAACAAGTGGATTTTCTATCCATCGGCAGCGGTAGCTTGGCGTATTGGAGACGAAGAGATCATCCAAAACATTAACTGGATTTCGAGCTTAAAACTTAGAGCTAGTTATGGAATAGTAGGAAATGCTAGTTCTGTAAGGCCATACGCCACTCAAGCTACTATTAATCAAACCTTCTATGATTTTGATGGTTCTACTGCCTCAGGTTTTGCAGTTGGTGCTTTAGCAAACAAAGCTTTGGTATATGAGAAAAACAAAGAACTAAACTTTGGCTTAAACTTCGGCATTTTCAATAACCGTATATCTGGAGAAGTAGAGCTTTACAAAAGAAACACAGTCGACCTAATAATTGGTGACAAGTTACCAAGATCTACAGGTTTCAGTGATGTAGTTGCAAATGTAGGTGAGATTCAAAACAAAGGGATTGAACTGACACTAAATACAGTAAACATTAACAAAGGAAACTTTAGATGGAATAGCAATTTTACACTGACTAAAAACGAGGATAAAGTAACAAAACTAGCTGGCGGAATTACCGAGGATATTGGTAACCTAAGGTTTGTAGGTGAGTCTGTATATCCATTATATAGCTGGGTATTTGATGGGATTTGGCAATTGGATGAAGCTGAAGCAGCCAAAGCATTCGGTCAATATCCAGGAAATGTAAAAATAGTTGATCTAGATAACGATGGTGTCATTACCGACAAGGACCGTACAATTGTAGGGAAGCAAACTCCAGACTTATTGCTTGGTTTACGTAACAACATGAACTTTAAAAACTTCGACTTTTCATTCTTCCTTTACTCTAGAAAAGGGTTGATGTACAGCAATAATTTTTACAACGGGACCTTTGGCGATATGGGAAAAGACAGATACAACCATACCACCGAAGTTGATATTTGGACAAGTACAAACCCAAGCAATACTTATTTTGGATTCAACGGGGAAGGAAATTCTGGAGAACCAAGAGAAGCAATAAGCATGCAAAAAGCCGACTTTGTCAGACTTTCTGATGTCACTTTAGGCTACACACTACCTAGTGGAATTTTAGACAAAATGAAGTTCTCTAATTTTAGAGTTTATGCTCAAATAAGCAACCCAATGGTGTTTACAAACTTCATTTCCTTTAATCCAGAATATAACTCCAATACGGCAAATGATGATATTTCGTCCAAAACATTTCTATTTGGACTAAACGTATCACTCTAA